ACTTTGGTGAGGACGAGCTGGCTCGGCTGTCTCTGCAGGCCTGTCAAGAGCATTCTCAGGAAAACCTTTATGAAAAGCTGGTCAACACCCTCCAAGGAAGAGGTTTGCATCCTGCTTTAGTCACCCAAGAACTGCAGAAAAAGCTGCAGCATTTCCATGATACCCTGCAAGGCTGGCGGACTTATTCCAAGACGCACTCCCTGTATGATTTGATTTGGAAGATTTACCAGGATCGTTTCTACTATGACATGGTGGGAACTCTGGCCAATGGTGCCCAGAGACAGGCCAATCTCTATGCCCTCTCTTTGCGGGCTAATGAGTATGAAAAGTCTAGCTTTAAAGGTCTCTCTCGCTTTATCGGGATGATAGACCGTATCTTGGAAAACCAGCATGATCTAGCCAGTGTGCCAGTGGCGGCGCCTAAGGACGCTGTTCGCCTCATGACCATTCATAAGAGTAAGGGGCTGGAGTTCAAGTATGTCTTCCTGCTCAATATGGACAAGGCCTTCAACCGTCAGGATAGCAGCTCTGCTATTATCCTTAGCCGGACCAAGGGAATCGGCATCAAGTATGTAGCGGATGTATCGGTGTCTGTGGAAGATCCTTATGCGCCGAATCAGCTGCGCATTTCCATGGATACGCTACCTTATCAGCAGAATCTAGCGGAGCTGCAGTTGGCTAGTCTGTCTGAGCAGATGCGTTTGCTTTATGTGGCCATGACGCGGGCTGAAACCAAGCTCTATCTGGTCGGAAAGGGCAGTCAAGAGGTTTTGGATAAGCGTCAGTGGGGCAAGAGCCAACAAGGGCGTTTGTCTGCCAGTCTGCGCAGCCAGCTCAGTAATTTCCAAGACTGGCTCTATGCCATTCAGGCCGTTTTTTCCGATGAGAATCTCGCCTACGAGACCCGTTTTGTCACTGATGAGGAGCTAACTGCTGAAGAGATAGGGCAGATTAATGAGCCTGTGCTCTTTCCAGCGGATGATTTGGCAGATAATCGTCAGTCGGACGACATCCGTCGGGCTCTGGATATTTTAGAAAGCGTGGACCAACTGAATAGCCAGTACCGCTCTGCCATTGAGCTGCCTAGTGTGCGAACTCCAAGCCAGATTAAGAAGTTTTATGAGCTAATCATGGATACGGATGGTCTGGATATCATGGATGAGCGAGCAGCTTTTCGGCCTCAGCCTAGCTTTGAGTTGCCTGATTTTGGCAAGAAAGCCAAAGTGACTAGGGCTCAAGTCGGTAGTGCCGTTCATGAGCTCATGCAGCGAATTCCTTTGGATAGCCGTCCCAGCATGGCTGTACTTCGTTCTGCCTTGGCTCAGGTTCAGGCCGATGAAGCGGTCAAAAAGCAGATTCAGCTGCCTAAGATTGCATCTTTCTTCGAGACAGATTTGGGACGTCTCTTGATTGAGAACAGTGACAGAGTTCGTCGAGAAGCACCATTTGCCATGCTCAAGAGGGATGACGCCAGCGGTCAGAACTTTGTTTTGCGGGGGATTTTAGATGGTTACCTGCTCTTTGAGGATCGGATTATCCTTTTTGATTACAAGACGGATAAATATAAGGATTCATCTGAGTTGATTGCCCGCTACCATGGCCAGCTAGACTTATATGCTCAAGCTCTCAGCCGTTCTTATGGCATTTCTCAAATTGAAAAATATTTGATTTTGCTGGGCGGTGAGCAGCTGCAGGTGGTTAAGGTGAATTGATTATTTTGTCGTGTCCAGAAAGGAAGGAAGCCTGTGGAACAGTTAGAACGCATTCAAAAAATGGAAAAGCACCTGAATAAATATTCTCAGGTATTGGCAAGAGCCCAGGAAGCTTTAGCTGAGCTGGAGCGCTGTCAGTCAGATTATATACAGCTGAGGGACTACTATACTGGTCAGAATTTTTTTGATGATTTAGAATACTCAAATAGTCCAGAATTCCCTGAAAATATAGCTTGCGGCGTCTTAAGTGAAGATGCTGTCTATGATCTGATGGGGGAGCATTTTGAAACAGCGATTAATCTGCTGGATTTGTCCAGCTCTATGCTGAAAGAACGTTAATTTATTTAGAAAGAAAAAAATAATTAATTTTTTTCAATTTTCCTCTTGCTTTTTAATAAAAATTCATGTAGAATATTCAACAATAAATTGAAAGCGATGAGAGAAAAAGTCTAAGACAAGAAACAGAGAGTGCCTGATGGTGAGATGGCATGCAATCCTTAGACGACACATTCTTGAGTGCGGATGCGAAA
This window of the Streptococcus sanguinis genome carries:
- a CDS encoding DUF4298 domain-containing protein; amino-acid sequence: MEQLERIQKMEKHLNKYSQVLARAQEALAELERCQSDYIQLRDYYTGQNFFDDLEYSNSPEFPENIACGVLSEDAVYDLMGEHFETAINLLDLSSSMLKER